The segment CTTGCCCAGACGCAGACTCGGCCTTTATCCTTAATTCATATTGTTCAAGGAGGAACATAATGAAGATTACTCCTATTGATATTGCTCACAAGTCTTTTGGTAAAAAGATGATGGGATTGGATACTGACGAGGTTATGGATTTCCTCCAGCAGATCGCCGGGCAAATGGAAGCACTTATTCAGGAACGCAACGCTTTGAAAGAGGCTATGCGCGAAAAAGAACTTTCCTTAATGGAATACAAAGATCGCGATCAGGTTCTTAAAGAGACGATCCAAACTGCGACTCAAATGGCAGACCGTCTTCGTCAGGATGCTGAAAGAGAAGCGAAGTTAATCACTGCCGACGCTCAACAGAAAGCTGAGATCATCACACGTGATTCTCGTGATTCACTTAAAAAAATGTATCAGGAAGTGAACGACTTGAAACGTGCTCGCATGCAGTTTGAGGCGAACTTGAAAGCATTGGCCCAAGCTCACTTGAGCTTGTTGGAACAAGGCGAAAGATACATGCCACAAATGAATCTTCCAAATCACAACATGGTGAACACTGGAAACGCGAATCAGACAGCCGGCAGAAATACTAATATTTCTCCTTTGTCCGCCGAATAGTGATTCACTCCGACTTCGTCGAAACAGCTTATGATTGAGATTACAAAAGGTGGAGTTCGACTCCACCTTTTTATTCAACCGAAATCCTCGAAAAATGAAGTTGTGGGTCTTCACAACGGACTTCTTAAAATAAAAATCACCGCCCCGCCCATTGATGGCAAAGCCAATGAAGGACTTATCAAATTTCTTTCAGATTTTTTTGATATTCCGAAGAGAGACATTGTTTTAGTCAGAGGCGAAACAGGTCGCACTAAAACAGTGGAGCTGCTCGGCATGAGCGAACAGCTCGTCAAAGAAAAACTCAAGCTCTAGCAGATCTTACCAACCGGATTTCTTCTTCTTTTTCTTATCTTGTTTCAGCTCGATTTGCATTTCGGCGTCATCCATCTGTCTTTGCAATTCATCATCAACAGTTTTTGGACGCTTCGTTGGCGTCGGCTTAAATATAGTCTGATCGACACCATCATCCGTTTGCTCCCGGAACTTCTTCACTTTTTGCTCAGAGCTCAATTCCGTGTCAGATTCCTTGTGCATATTCGACTTACCGGAAGGAACTGCATTATGAACGGGTTCGTAGGATCGTGGCGCCGAATAGCCGCGAGTTAAGTCAAAACTATAACGAATGAAGCCACCCACATGGTAACCAGCCGCCGCGTTTTCACCAGCAACTGTTGCTCCGCCATTAAATTGCAAACTCCACGCAGGAGCCACATCCCATGTGGCATACAACAATGTGTCCACCAAAGAAGGATTCACAGAGTACCATCTATAGGATTCTGCATCGACTTGATTCAAGTAAGCATTGCGAGAGGCCTTATTATTTGTATCTTTATCATCGGTGATACTTTGAGTTCCGAAAAACTCTCCACCCAATTTCCAAACACCAAAGTTACCCTGAAAGCCAACGCCCCAAGGCATGACATAGGAACGCCCTTCACCACGGTAATTAAATCCAATCCAACCATACATGCGAGCCGCGCCTAAATCTTTCTGCGCTGTCATTCTTGCCCAAGCCTCAAAGACCCCTTCGGCGTTCAAAACTTGATCGGCTGTGCCATCAACTTTTTCAAACGGGATCAAAACCGCCATTTCAGGCACCAACTGGAACACACCGTCGTACATGATGAAGTCAAATCCACCTAAAAGCTGAGTCAAAGAGCTGTTCGTGCGAGTTGAAACGGAATTTTTGCTTTCCGCATTACCAATAGTCGCCAAAGCAAAGAGCGACCAGTCGCGACTTGGCATGTAACGAGTACTAAAGTTCACATCTATAAGCTGATAATGGTTCCCGCTAGTCAGTTTTTGAGTTCCACTGCCCATATTGACGTAATTGGCGTCAGAATAGAAATACTGGGTACCTAATTCAAAGTCCCAACGATCCCTTTTGAACTCCTTGTAATTATCGAAGGAGTGAGCTGCTGGAGCTAACAAAAAAAGACCTACAAAGAGTAACGTCAAACGCTGAAGATTATTTGCCATTTTCATAAGTTCCTAATATTAACAAGGCTATGACTCCGACATCAAATAAATCACAGCTCGCCATCATCTTTTTCACAGTTTTCCTCTATCTTGTAGGCTTTGGTGTGGTTATTCCAATCCTTCCAATATTGAGTCGCAATTTCGGAGCAACAGCGACTCAAACCGGACTTTTATTATCAGTTTACTCTGCCATGCAATTTATCTTCTCGCCTTTCTGGGGAAGACTGAGTGATCGCCTGGGTCGTCGCCCTATTTTGCTGTTTTGCTTGGTGGGCGAAGGACTCTCTTACATTTTATTCGCATGGGCACGCAGCCTAGAGTGGCTTTTCGTCGCCCGCATCCTGGCAGGCTTCTTTGGAGCCAGTATTTCAACCGCATCCGCCTATATCTCTGACATCACTCCAAAACACGAGCGCTCCAAAGGCATGGCCTTGATCGGCGTCGCTTTCGGCTTGGGCTTCGTCGTCGGCCCGGCCTTGGGTGGAGGCTTGGCGGTTTGGGGTCATCATATTGATGCAACACCGCACTTCGATACGTCGTTTTCTTTCCTTTGGGTCGCAGCACTTTGCTTCTTGAACTTCTTATTCGGCATCAAGTTCCTGAAAGAATCTTTGTCAGAGAAGAGTGAATCCGCTGAGAAGAAGAAACGCTTCTCAACAATGTGGCACTATCTCAATGTAAAAACCGTAGGTCCCTTGATGACGGTTTTCTTACTTTCCTCACTGGCCATGTCAGGAATGGAAGCAACTTTGATTCTTTTCATGGGTGAAAAATTTCAATGGGATGTTAAGCAAGTCAGCTTTGGTTTTGCCTATATCGGTGTGATCATCATCTTCACTCAAGGTTTCTTGGTTCGTCGTCTTTTGCCAAAATGGGGTGAGCGTAAAGTTTTGCGTCTGGGTATTTTCCTGCTCGCGCTGGGAATCACGGGAATTGCCTTCTCAGACAACCTGGTCGCGATGGCTATCACTATGACATTACTTTCTTTGGGTAATGGCTTGGCCAACCCCTCTACGCTTGGAAGCATCAGTTTGTTGACTGATTCTAAAGAGCAAGGGGCAGCAATGGGCGTCACCCAAAGTATGGCCTCATTGGGAAGAATCTTGGGACCCGCAATTGGAGGAATGCTTTATCAGCATATCTCAATGACTTCACCATTCTGGGTTTCTGGCTCGATGGCATTCTTAGGATTTGCCATTGTTATTCTTATTTTCAAATCTATTCCGGATCACGCAAAATCACATATCGCGAAGGCTAGAACATGATCGACATTGCGCAAATTGGCTATTTTCAATTCGACAACCTCGTCCGCGGTCGCATCCCTTTTGTTTTAGTCAACTTCGGAGTGGATCTCAGCGTTTGGTATAAAAGCGTCGAGGCCATGCATCTGGAAGCAGTCACCATTCATGCCACGGAAGAGAACTATCTAGAGCAAGTGAGAGCGAAAAATCTGCCGGCTCATTTTGCAATTGTGGTTTTAGATCAAGATGGATCCAAGGCAAAAAAAATCGCGGACTCTTTGGAATCCGCAGGCTTTATGAATGCACACTACGTTCGTGGCGGCTTCAATGGCATTGAGCAAGAGAAGCGCGAAGAGCAAGGATAAAGGCCCGTTAAGCGGCCTTTAAACCTTCATCCTCGACATTTTGTTTTGAGCCTTCGACAACTTTATTAAACTCAAAAATATCCGCGTGAATACCATCTGTTTCATGACGCATTTTCTCTGAAGAGTTTGCGACCTCTTGGGCCATCTGAGCATTCTTCTGAGTCGATTCATCCAGCTGAGTCATCGCATGATTAATTTGATTAATGCCCTCAGACTGCTCCTGACTTGCTGCTGAAATCTCTGAGTTCAGGACTGTCACTTTTTCAACAACCTCAACGATGTTCT is part of the Bdellovibrio svalbardensis genome and harbors:
- a CDS encoding DivIVA domain-containing protein is translated as MKITPIDIAHKSFGKKMMGLDTDEVMDFLQQIAGQMEALIQERNALKEAMREKELSLMEYKDRDQVLKETIQTATQMADRLRQDAEREAKLITADAQQKAEIITRDSRDSLKKMYQEVNDLKRARMQFEANLKALAQAHLSLLEQGERYMPQMNLPNHNMVNTGNANQTAGRNTNISPLSAE
- a CDS encoding DUF167 domain-containing protein, with the protein product MIEITKGGVRLHLFIQPKSSKNEVVGLHNGLLKIKITAPPIDGKANEGLIKFLSDFFDIPKRDIVLVRGETGRTKTVELLGMSEQLVKEKLKL
- a CDS encoding MFS transporter, translating into MTPTSNKSQLAIIFFTVFLYLVGFGVVIPILPILSRNFGATATQTGLLLSVYSAMQFIFSPFWGRLSDRLGRRPILLFCLVGEGLSYILFAWARSLEWLFVARILAGFFGASISTASAYISDITPKHERSKGMALIGVAFGLGFVVGPALGGGLAVWGHHIDATPHFDTSFSFLWVAALCFLNFLFGIKFLKESLSEKSESAEKKKRFSTMWHYLNVKTVGPLMTVFLLSSLAMSGMEATLILFMGEKFQWDVKQVSFGFAYIGVIIIFTQGFLVRRLLPKWGERKVLRLGIFLLALGITGIAFSDNLVAMAITMTLLSLGNGLANPSTLGSISLLTDSKEQGAAMGVTQSMASLGRILGPAIGGMLYQHISMTSPFWVSGSMAFLGFAIVILIFKSIPDHAKSHIAKART
- a CDS encoding rhodanese-like domain-containing protein, yielding MIDIAQIGYFQFDNLVRGRIPFVLVNFGVDLSVWYKSVEAMHLEAVTIHATEENYLEQVRAKNLPAHFAIVVLDQDGSKAKKIADSLESAGFMNAHYVRGGFNGIEQEKREEQG